Proteins encoded together in one Entelurus aequoreus isolate RoL-2023_Sb linkage group LG20, RoL_Eaeq_v1.1, whole genome shotgun sequence window:
- the elp6 gene encoding elongator complex protein 6 isoform X1, whose protein sequence is MFAELNSILNISPDNLTTEEFVLLSDRRSDASFLVHHFLGFYLRAGCKVCVVGLAQSWGHYSAVSQRLGVSLSQAKDKGQLVFLEGLKESLTILSPSPQVQTGSEAMDFLRNPAAGLRSLFQFVNSSLSPGGAGAGWGPPVLLVDDLSVLLSLGVGVKAVLDFSHYCRAAVCSRLKGNVVMLLRCDGEEDEEDGGSERLLKGLTHQSSLALHVQGLPTGYCRDIHGQVEVCDRRRNTQKKIFHYKVQDRAASFFPPGTSSAVL, encoded by the exons ATGTTCGCCGAGCTGAACAGCATCCTGAACATCAGCCCAGACAACTTGACCACG GAAGAGTTTGTGTTGCTGTCTGACAGGCGGAGTGACGCTTCTTTCCTCGTCCATCACTTCCTGGGGTTCTACCTGAGAG caggttgtaaagtgtgtgttgtgGGTCTGGCCCAGTCGTGGGGTCACTACAGTGCAGTGAGTCAGAGATTG GGCGTCAGTCTGTCTCAGGCAAAGGATAAAGGTCAGCTGGTGTTCCTGGAGGGACTCAAAGAATCTTTGACCATCCTGAGTCCAAGTCCACAagtccaaacaggaagtgaagccaTGGACTTCCTCAG GAATCCTGCTGCTGGTCTTCGTAGTCTCTTCCAGTTTGTGAACTCCAGCCTCAGTCCAGGGGGGGCCGGGGCGGGCTGGGGACCCCCCGTGCTGCTGGTGGACGACCTAAGCGTGCTGCTGAGCCTGGGCGTGGGCGTGAAGGCCGTGCTGGACTTCAGCCACTACTGCAGAGCGGCCGTGTGCTCCCGACTGAAG GGTAACGTGGTGATGCTGCTGCGCTGCGACGGAGAAGAAGACGAGGAGGATGGCGGCTCGGAGCGGCTGCTGAAGGGTTTGACTCATCAGAGTAGCCTGGCTCTCCATGTACAGGGTCTCCCTACTGGCTACTGCAGGGACATCCACGGTCAG gtggAGGTGTGTGACAGGAGGAGAAACACACAAAAGAAGATATTTCACTACAAAGTCCAGGACAGAGCAGCCTCATTCTTCCCCCCAGGGACGTCCAGCGCTGTCCTCTAG
- the elp6 gene encoding elongator complex protein 6 isoform X2, whose product MFAELNSILNISPDNLTTEEFVLLSDRRSDASFLVHHFLGFYLRGCKVCVVGLAQSWGHYSAVSQRLGVSLSQAKDKGQLVFLEGLKESLTILSPSPQVQTGSEAMDFLRNPAAGLRSLFQFVNSSLSPGGAGAGWGPPVLLVDDLSVLLSLGVGVKAVLDFSHYCRAAVCSRLKGNVVMLLRCDGEEDEEDGGSERLLKGLTHQSSLALHVQGLPTGYCRDIHGQVEVCDRRRNTQKKIFHYKVQDRAASFFPPGTSSAVL is encoded by the exons ATGTTCGCCGAGCTGAACAGCATCCTGAACATCAGCCCAGACAACTTGACCACG GAAGAGTTTGTGTTGCTGTCTGACAGGCGGAGTGACGCTTCTTTCCTCGTCCATCACTTCCTGGGGTTCTACCTGAGAG gttgtaaagtgtgtgttgtgGGTCTGGCCCAGTCGTGGGGTCACTACAGTGCAGTGAGTCAGAGATTG GGCGTCAGTCTGTCTCAGGCAAAGGATAAAGGTCAGCTGGTGTTCCTGGAGGGACTCAAAGAATCTTTGACCATCCTGAGTCCAAGTCCACAagtccaaacaggaagtgaagccaTGGACTTCCTCAG GAATCCTGCTGCTGGTCTTCGTAGTCTCTTCCAGTTTGTGAACTCCAGCCTCAGTCCAGGGGGGGCCGGGGCGGGCTGGGGACCCCCCGTGCTGCTGGTGGACGACCTAAGCGTGCTGCTGAGCCTGGGCGTGGGCGTGAAGGCCGTGCTGGACTTCAGCCACTACTGCAGAGCGGCCGTGTGCTCCCGACTGAAG GGTAACGTGGTGATGCTGCTGCGCTGCGACGGAGAAGAAGACGAGGAGGATGGCGGCTCGGAGCGGCTGCTGAAGGGTTTGACTCATCAGAGTAGCCTGGCTCTCCATGTACAGGGTCTCCCTACTGGCTACTGCAGGGACATCCACGGTCAG gtggAGGTGTGTGACAGGAGGAGAAACACACAAAAGAAGATATTTCACTACAAAGTCCAGGACAGAGCAGCCTCATTCTTCCCCCCAGGGACGTCCAGCGCTGTCCTCTAG